The genomic stretch CTGTGATGAAAGGCTTCACCCTCAAGAAGGTCAGGGACGAACGCTGCACCTCGATCCAGCGCAGGACTGCTACACCCTTGTTGAAAACCAGCAGTTCACTGTGAAAGGGTTCAGACTCTTCCACCGCATCCCATCTTTCGGATTTGTGGTGGAGGAAAGGGAACGACCTGGAAAGCTAAAAGCACACGTGTTGCAAGAACTGGGTAATTtacaatcatttattttttatttaaaaatgaaaaactatgaaaaactaaatatgtttatatttctAATGAAAAGCAGTAGTTTTATCAGCTCAATAATACCCTTTCCCATGTGGGTTTTGCAACAGTAACCCATCAACTCAGAGATGAAGACATATTGTAGCACATCCAACACCCCGCCATGTCTTGTTATTTCTATTTTCATTGTGCCATGGAACACACTTGAAAGACTGTAGAGCTGTCAGGAAACTGGCACTGAGTACATTCCCCGACACTTTCATGTTAACAGATTGGATCCTGATGGGATTCCAGTGTCTCACATCTTGGATTCAGTAGAAGCAGGAGCCTTGTCATACAGCCGTGTTCACCGtatcaatatttcatgagtagAAAACCAGAATCCTGGctttattctgttttatttttttaattcagatcCTTGGTGCTACAATACTGTTTGTTCCTTTTTTTGTCATCTGAGCCCAGTCTGCAGAACAAATATCAACCTGaggaaatgtattgcaattataGACATTTCCAGTTTTATTTGGCGATCATGTTTAAGTAGTATGTGTCACATAGTAACCCAGTCAAATTTGCCTTTATGTCTATATTTACAGGAATAAAACCAGGTCCTGCTTACGGAAGATTAAAGAATGGACAATCTGTCACTTTAGAGAATGGAGTGGTTGTCTGCCCAGCAGACGTTTTGGAAGAGGCTCTCCCGGGCAGAAAGGTGTGTATTTTGGGAGACTGCTGCAGCCTTGTGGGAGATGCTGGCCACAGAATGTGCCACGGGGCAGACGTTCTGGTTCATGAAGCCACACTGGACGACAGCCAGAAAGACAAAGCCTTGGAGCACGGGCACAGCACTCCCAGCATGGCCGCCCAGTTTGCAAACGCATGCCAGGCCAAGCAGCTGATACTGTACCATTTTAGCCAGAGGTACAAACCCCTCGCCCTATTTAAGGAACATGACGATGATGACGTCATGCAGTTGAAAAAGCAGGCTGAAGACATTTTACCTGGTAAAGATGTTATCCTGGCTGAGGACTTTTTAACCATACCTATTCCCATCAAaagatacaattaaatatatttttagtgttgtaataaaaatgtttttaacagTTTAATGAATGCCTTATGTAATTTATCCCatgcatttttgtttacaaataaaatacattattaatttcattagcAACATTTATGTTTGCTTTGTGCCTAATTCTTATTTTAATACTCATGTTAAGGTTTGTAGAATTATTAAACAAGTCCAATATTGTGACATCCCAGTTTAATGGTTACTGTATTCTTGACACATTATAGACTTCCCCCATTTGTGACTTACCATGTGCCAACGTTAAAGACTGAGCGCCTGAACTGGAAGGGCCTGAAGCATGAATAAGAGATTGTGCATAAATTAAACAACCAGATATGGTAGACTAGCTTAAAATTCCTAGCGTTGAAGCAGTCTGCCATAAACTATAATGTATCTGTATTCTTCTCTGCCAGCCTATTGTCTTACTAGCCTAGATTCagtattttaaactgcattGTGTCAGGATTACCTTCAGTTAAATGTGtgagtatacatttatttttcatggaaATCAGTTCCACCACACTTGTAATGAATGTGGAATAAGGTATAGGCGTCAAGGCAAACAGCTGGATTGGGTTTTTGCAAACCTTTTTGACAGAGGACATGATTTTAAgttgcatatatacatacacacacacacattgtgcaTTTATAGGAAGGTTGATTAAGAAACTTCATTTACAGTTTTTGCAAACCTTTTTGACAGAGGACATGATTTTAAGTTGCATTAGGTAGTAGTGATAATGCATTAAACGAGTACATTGTAAATAGGGATTATGatatgcatatatacactcacctaaaggattattaggaacacctgttcaatttctcattaatgcaattatctaaccaaccaatcacatggcagttgcttcaatgcatttaggggtgtggtcctggtcaagacaatctcctgaactccaaactgaatgtctgaatggcaaagaaaggtgatttaagcaattttgagcgtggcatggttgttggtgccagacgtgccggtctgagtatttcacaatctgctcagttactgggattttcacgcacaaccatttctagggtctacaaagaatggtgtgaaaagggaaaaacatccagtatgcggcagtcctgtggggggcgaaaatgccttgttgatgctagaggtcagaggagaatgggccgactgattcacgctgagcaactttgactgaaataactactcgttacaaccgaggtatgcagcaaagcatttgtgaagccacaacacgtacatccttgaggcggatgggctacaacagcagaagaccccaccgggtaccactcatctccactacaaataggaaaaagaggctacaatttgcacaagctcaccaacattggacagttgaagactggaaaaatgttgcctggtctgatgagtctcgatttctgttgagacattcagatggtagagtcagaatttggcgtaaacagaatgagaacatggatccatcatgccttgttaccactgtgcaggctggtggtggtggtgtaatggtgtgggggatgttttcttggcacactttaggccccttagtgccaattgggcatcatttaaatgccacggcctacctgagcattgtttctgaccatgtctatccctttatgaccaccatgtacccatcctctgatggctacttccagcaggataatgcaccatgtcacaaaggtcgaatcatttcaaattggtttcttgaacatgacaatgagttcactgtactaaactggcccccacagtcaccagatctcaacccaatagagcatctttgggatgtggtggaacgggagcttcgtgccctggatgtgcatcccacaaatctccatcaactgcaagatgctatcctatcaatatgggccaacatttctaaagaatgctttcagcaccttgttgaatcaatgccacgtagaattaaggcagttctgaaggcgaaagggggtcaaacacagtattagtatggtgttcctaataatcctttaggtgagtgtatatgcatgtCTAATTTGTGTTAATGTTAGAGAGACAAAATGCCAAATCAGCACTGTGATGCCCCCCACGCCATGGCCAGCACTCCCACCCAGGACGAGCCCGCGGCCCACGCCCGCAGAGCCCCGCTGCCCTGTGCGCATGCGCGGTGCGCCATGTTGAGAGCAGCAGGAACATCAACCCAAGCGAGAGCAGAGGCGCTCGGATGGAGGCTTGAAACGGGGCTGTTTCTCTCCGATTTAAACCTCCACTGCACAGGCGAGCGGATACCCGACTGAGCCGGTACCCCCAGCTACGCAGGCAGGTAAGGGTGCCGGGGCGGGAAGGCGGCTGGGATGGAGGCAACGACCGAAACGGAGCGAGTTAGTCACCGGCAGGAAAAAGTAGCTaaagtttctgtttttgttctctGTCAGTGGCGACAGGGCGGGATTAAAAACAGACTCATTTAAAGGTAAACGGTGCACACGACAGGAGGATCCAGTCTGATCAATTTAACAGTGCTTTGATCTTTAATACGGAGCACTACAGGGATAGATGCTTATTGAAAGCCGTGCATATGTGTGAGCGGCTCCTGTTGTTCGTCGATGCTGTTGTGGGATTGATTTTATATTCATTGGGGGACAGTGTGTCGCATTTAACGCTGTCCGACTGGAAACTGCTGTTTGTGTAACGCCACTCCAACAGCGTGTTCCTCGCATTGCAATGCTTACAGATCATGCATTTATTGAGTTCAGCCGGGGATATAATGCACATGTCCTACTCACTGTCTTGTCAACTTCAGAGGATTATAATCCGCTGGAGAAATGGACTATTTAAAATGGTCAATCACGGCTTGGGAGTTGGACATGATAAACAAAACCTCCGTATTCATATACGAGTTGGTTCAGTTCAGCCCCAAACTGCTTCCTCTTCGGTGCGATTCATTTGGAAAGCAGTGATAGCATCTGCACAGTGTTTTCgttattatttaaacattaaaaagaaactGGAGTCAGTTGATCTGGTTAGTTTAAACTCGTTTTGACAGCCCAATAAACGACTACTGTAAAGATGCACAGATAGTAGCATATGCCTAAAACTACACAGCGAGCGATTGGTAATAATGCAATGGCTCGTTGATCAATTATGACATGCCCGGTGCAAATCAGAGCTCCGGGTTTTCATCCGCTGCCACTTGCAAAATTGTGAAATCGCTTTGCTAAATTATGCTCCGTTTAATGGACCGATTTTAACAACCTttgaatgcatttcagcacaacCTGATTTTGATGTGCTACTGTTATTTACCGGTGTGATTCATGTGATTCACGGTTTCTGTGTATTAGTTTTTGTAGGGCTCAGGATCACCCAATtgaatacatattaaaatgaatgtaatatattttgctCACTTAACTAAAGTGTAAACCAGGTATAGCTGTAGCTAATTGATGCTTGAAAGCTCTTGATGTGCAACTCATGAAGCTTAGGTTTTTGCATGAAATATATGACTCTATTCAGCTGAGTATTACCCCCCAAATATTTGTagaatatttgaaaatgtagaaCATGTGGCCAATAAACGTACTTCCCATTTAAATGAATCCACAACTTTGAGTTTAAATAATCACTTTTGTGTAAGTTGACATCTTGCAGCTCTGTGTTTTATTATGTCTCTGTTACTAATTAGGCTTGTTTACTTACTAATATTGTCTTGGATTTTCAGTGGCCAGATTTCTGCTCTTGGGGAGATTGGGGGGGTTTGACACATTTATAAATTAGTCTTTGGGGATAGGCATTAAAATGTCAACAAAGTAAGGGAAAATGCACCTAATTCAGCCTAAACAGGAAGCATTTGATTATCTTTGCATTCTTTTATACCTGTATTCTTTTGTGATAAGACTGATCTGCCTGTACCTGCACAAACCTGTCCACTGTCTGTGTTAGTTTTACAGCTAGAACATCACGGATGgacattattttataattttgtctTTACTGTTTTCAAGGGACGACTTGGTTAATAATTTGAGCAAACTTGAAACACCTTTTTGCACCTTGTCTCAAGTGAACAGGTTCCGTTtgccattaaataaattaagcagGGGTGTACAGACATCATTTTAGGAATCTGCACATTTACCCCCTTACCTTATCTTACTTTCAGTGCCATGTTTTGTCGACATGTATAGTGTTTGTTCTGCAGCACGCTCTTTTACCTTTGCTCAAATTAAAATTTCCGTTAGTCTAAGGAAAAATAATGTCATTCCAAGATAGATTAATGGAAATTTGACATGCTTTATTGAAGGGAACTTATACATATGCTTGCATTTGGGCTTTTGTAGTTTACTCTACATTCTAGGACTAAAGCCCCTTTgtagttttgttaatttgtgtttGGGTTACAGAAGATAAAGTCTTCCAGAAACATGCTTGTCACACCCAGCTCTGTGGCTATGTACATGCTGTTGACATGACTGGGATTTCTAGGAAAATACCCACTTCTTCCACAGAGTAATAATTTTCTTGTCAATCTGGCAGCTTATGTGAAGCATTAAGCTTTGTCATGTTAAATATCTTCCCATATGTCTTCTGTTTACATTGGCAGTAGAAATGAACAAGGGAAATTATATTCACTGCTTCACAAATATTTATGCGATGAGTTATTTTATTCTAAAAGATACCAGCCTTTCTTCCCCTCCTTCTCTGCCTCTGTGCTATGACTGAATATTAGATTGGAGAAACTGTGGTTGTTCTATCTATACCTTATATTGCTAGGCCAATAATGTTAATCCtttcatttaaattttaaatgtcAGGATAAGCTTTAGCACTAACACAGTAAGGCAGGCAACATTGCATAAGAAGGCTATTGTAGTCTTGTCTTTAAGATTTTGCAATCTCCCTGCTCTGTTCAAAGTCACTTTTTTCATTCATGGTACTTGATACAACGCTGATTGTTTCATTTATTGCAATCAAGTTTTTTCTTCCCTCAAAGCTGCACAGCGTTATTCCTAAAGAAAATAAGCCAAGAGCCATTTAGAAAAGCTGTATTAGCCGTGAGCTCCATTGCAGTTCCTTGTTACTAAGTGGCATCTCGGATTAAACGATTAGCTGGCTCATTGACAGTGTTTGAAAAGCAAATATGGCACACATCATAAACACAGTACATGAAATCTGAAACTACACCTAtggaacaaaagaaaataaacttgtGTTTGTGGGCTTGTTTTGAACAATGAACTTGATCTAAGGTGTGTGGTGGTGGATAGGTGCCTACTTTGATTGATGTTGGAacattgaataaaataaaatgaatgaacaaagTTGAGAGTGTTCAAGGTTTACCAATTTGCAATATATGCAtattgtattgttcttgttttccAGGTTCATTAGGATCCCCAAGGTGGCTGTGTGAATTtgtatgcttttttttcttttttctttagacTTTCTTGAATCCTGCCTCCCAGTTGTGAGTTGGCACGAGGGTAGAGTGTGTGCCTCAGTGCACCGAGCACTTGGGACGTTAAAGCCTCCCTCTCAGTTTTGACTGCAGAACAGCATTTCCAGACTGGGTTAGGAAACCACGCATTCAAGGAGAAACCAAAATGTCCATCACCAACACGCCCACGAGCAACGACGCCTGTCTGAGCATCGTGCACAGCTTGATGTGTCACCGGCAGGGCGGCGAGAGCGAGACCTTCGCCAAGCGTGCCATCGAGAGCCTGGTGAAGAAGCTGAAGGAGAAGAAGGATGAACTGGACTCTCTCATCACTGCCATCACCACCAATGGGGCGCATCCCAGCAAGTGTGTCACCATCCAGAGGACACTGGACGGCCGGCTGCAGGTACGAGGGTGTGGGGCGAGTTGCTTACCATCGAATATGGCTGTTACAAAAACACACTATCTATTTGGTGTTATTCTGGGAGGTCTTGTGGACTGAAGTGACTGATGCTTGTAATTGTTAAAAGCCAATTGAGTGACTGGGAAGGGTTTGATTCTTAAAATATGGCACAATGGGTGTAAACTCTAGGTTAATTTCCTGTTTCCTTCACAGCTGCTTCAGTGACTTGACTTGCTTTGAGATGcatataaaaacattaacaaatacaGTCCATTCACAGTGCATCACttgataaaaatgtatatgaaaataaaccTTCTCTAATGTAAGGCCTTGTTTAGTGTAGACACTGTGTACCCAAAGACACTCGTTTTTgtgtacatgttttttgttttccatagTAAATGCATAAGTAGTGTTAACAGCCTATCTGTGGAAAGAGAAGTTATGATGTTGTGCCATGGAATGGTTTGTTGAGGAAGATTGATAGTTTCATAATGTTATACTAAAATTGAAACCACTTATATTTAGATTGTGCCTTTCAGAGCCAAACAGCTCTTACTCTCAATTAGGGTCAGGAAGAGCAAATGGTAGAAATTGTGGCCAGCAGTAAAAAGTCAATTTTATTGAAAAGCGGTCAGTACCattaatttttgtatttaacaGCTTTTTAATACAGTGTACTTGTTTATTGTAAATATCAAATTAAACTTCTGTTTTTAGTTGTCCCACTGTTAAAAACTGCTGACTGATATGACCATGTGTATTTATAGCCCATAGAGGAGTTATAGCATTTAGGCTAATATTTCAAACATTTATTGATGAAGGATATTTtctaattataattatgattctGCAAACACAttgctcatgggttcttatgtacaCTCTGCAGAACAAATGGGTTCTTATTCCCCTGTGAACTTAAATCAGAACCAACACAATAGCTTATCTAAATGTTATGTCTTACTGTCCGCTTAAGAATGCcattgtttttccagcaaaatTAGATTTGATTGTTCATGCTTGGTGgcctgaaaacattaaaatgactgtatactgtagtTAATGCATTGTACACCCTAAGAAAATGTCTGGAGTGTATTTTGGGCGTCCAAGTTATTCTTTATTATATGTCCAGTAACTGAAGCCACTCTCAAGTAGCTAGCTAGTAACCCTAAGCAGATACAAACGTCCTAAGTGTGCTCAAAGTGAAACTACTGAAGCTCATGCAGGCTGTATGAGGTTTCAGCTTCTGCAATAGTGATTAGGCAAGAATGACTGAAAAGCTGTTTGCAAGAAATCATACTAAAAGGTTGGCAGAAGTGATTTTAATTCTGTGACATCAAAGCCAAGTGACTTGTTAGCTGCACGATCTTGGTGTTTCATGGCATGCACTTGTCATACAAAAAGGTAACAAAATGCAACTATTTTGTAATATTAGATACTACTTCAGTCCAGTAAAATAAATAGGCCTACACCATAAAAACATTGTACTATTATATTACATGATGCATTATAAAACATAGAAACTGTGGGAAAACAAAAGCCCTTTATATCATTCTCATGCTGCTGTCCATTTTGGAAACAAACATCAACAGACAAGTTGTATCATCTTCCAGAGTTTTTGTTTTGGCAACTTGGCATCTTTGGCATAATGGGAATTGTATTAGTTTGTACCAAAAAGGTTAATGGCACCAGTTTGGTTTTACTTGGAtttgtttcttcatttttttttttttttttttttcagcctcACAGCACAAGAACCAATGTTCAAAGGCAATAACATTAAAAGTGTTTTGGTCAGATAGAAATATGAAACGGATCAAAACTGTGAGTGCCGGGTAACTGTTAAACCTCTTAGTGGCATCTAAGTAATCAGTCCTAGATATTATTAAAGCATGCCTCAGCATTGAGGGGGAAAATAGGATACCTTTCACTTTGGCAGTTTTCCAGATGTGAAGAACATTGGTGACATTGCTAGCAGGAGCCTTGAGtgatatacacactcacctaaaggattattaggaacacctgttcaatttctcattaatgcaattatctaaccaaccaatcacatggcagttgcttcaatgcatttaggggtgtggtcctggtcaagacaatctcctgaactccaaactgaatgtctgaatgggaaagaaaggtgatttaagcaattttgagcgtggcatggttgttggtgccagacgggccggtctgagtatttcacaatctgctcagttactgggattttcacgcacaaccatttctagggtttacaaagaatggtgtgaaaagggaaaaacatccagtatgcggcagtcctgtggggggtgaaaatgccttgttgatgctagaggtcagaggagaatgggccgactgatttcaagctgatagaagagcaactttgactgaaataaccactcgttacaaccgaggtatgcagcaaagcatttgtgaagccacaacacgtacaaccttgaggcggatgggctacaacagcagaagaccccaccgggtaccactcatctccactacaaataggaaaaagaggctacaatttgcacaagctcaccaaaattggacagttgaagactggaaaaatgttgcctggtctgatgagtctcgatttctgttgagacattcagatggtagagtcagaatttggcgtaaacagaatgagaacatggatccatcatgccttgttaccactgtgcaggctggtggtggtggtggtgtaatggtgtgggggatgttttcttggcacactttaggccccttagtgccaattgggcatcgtttaaatgccacggcctacctgagcattgtttctgaccatgtccatccctttatgaccaccatgtacccatcctctaatggctacttccagcaggataatgcaccatgtcacaaaggtcaaataatttcaaattggtttcttgaacatgacaatgagttcactgtactaaactggcccccacagtcaccagatctcaacccaatagagcatctttgggatgtggtggaacgggagcttcgtgccctggatgtgcatcccacaaatctccatcaactgcaagatgctatcctatcaatatgggccaacatttctaaagaatgctttcagcaccttgttgaatcaatgccacgtagaattaaggcagttctgaaggcgaaagaacacagtattagtatggtgttcctaataatcctttaggtgagtgtatgaatCAAAAAGGACATTTCTTCCTCTCATCCTTTGAATCGAATATAATGCCAGCCAGGACAAGCCCGTTTGATTcgtagtttgttttgttgattctGAAGTTCCCCAAATCATTACCCGTGTTTCATGTGAGTTTAATGTTAAAaagttatattattttcttcttaGCAAAGAAATTAGAGGGATGTTGTGTGAAAGTCACCTCCTGCCTAGAGATCTTATCACACAGGTGAAGCATATTGTGTCAGGTTAGCACATACTAGTGACCCCTGTGGCTTCGCTTGGGCCCctggattttattttgctgtagtaGTTCTGACTGGTGAAATCACTGGACTTGCAGTTCAAAGTATAGCAGATGGCTGTGACAGTACTGTGCTGAAGAGTTAATGTGCAATTccaatgaaaaaatacaaagaatgaaAGGATTGCAATAGAGTAATGAGCTTTAATGATAAAATTGTCTGCAGTTTCCCCTCTGTGACCTCGGTGGTGTTTATCAATAAATAACTGCAGCAAATACACTTAATTTTTTGTTGCAAGAATAAAAGCATATAAATAAAAACCCATACATCATTATAATAAGCTATACAATTAATACATCTTTAAGTAGATTTAAAGACTCGTTTTCAACCAagctttttaattacatttttgatgATCCTTTAATAATTTAAAGCTTCTCTAGAGTACAATTTTGAAGGTGGTgggtgataaaaataaaatcaaatcctGACTTGGAACCCGACGGGAAAACACACCATATCACTTCTCCTATGAC from Amia ocellicauda isolate fAmiCal2 chromosome 8, fAmiCal2.hap1, whole genome shotgun sequence encodes the following:
- the elac1 gene encoding zinc phosphodiesterase ELAC protein 1 encodes the protein MSMDLTFLGTGSAYPSPHRGASALVLRAEGDCWLFDCGEGTQTQLMKSQIKANRITKVFISHLHGDHLFGLPGLLCTVSLHSSAAPSKELEPVEIFGPQGIRKFLRVSLGLSNSQLVFPYVVHELVPTADQCPSDGLLEATETTCDERLHPQEGQGRTLHLDPAQDCYTLVENQQFTVKGFRLFHRIPSFGFVVEERERPGKLKAHVLQELGIKPGPAYGRLKNGQSVTLENGVVVCPADVLEEALPGRKVCILGDCCSLVGDAGHRMCHGADVLVHEATLDDSQKDKALEHGHSTPSMAAQFANACQAKQLILYHFSQRYKPLALFKEHDDDDVMQLKKQAEDILPGKDVILAEDFLTIPIPIKRYN